The following DNA comes from Kluyveromyces lactis strain NRRL Y-1140 chromosome E complete sequence.
TTTATCGTTGATACTTGGGATTGCAGTCATAAACAAGATCAGGATACCAACAACATAGAAACTGGCACCAACACAGATAGTATTATATTTACCCCAGAAAGTATCAGCCAAATAACCACCTAACAATGGAGTAACGTAACACCAAAACTGGAAGAAATACGACAAAGCAGTGGCACCTTGTGATTTCAACTGCAAGACACCCTTTGGTGTGTCGTTAGGACCGTTTTGCATATAGTTTTGGAATGGTGCAGAAAGACCATAGTATGAGAATCTTTCAGCCAATTCAACGATGGCAATCAACCAACAAGTGAATGGAATCCTTTCCGACACATGTCTCAAAGTACTCAACTCTTCTTCGGTAGGTTCTCTTCCATTTTCGTTTTGGTTGTCATCTTCGTCTACAGCACCAATAAAATCGATTTTATCAGAACTAGCATGATGGtcctttgaaatatataCCTTGATGTCTGtgttgtttttgaatttttcatctttcttctcaccagtaaattcatcatcactacTAACTGTGCTGTCAACGTTCAATGCCTGactgttgttgttgttgttgttgttgttgttgttgttgttgttgatgatatcatcaCTAATTTTGTCGTCTGTCAAGAAATCCTTTTCTGCGGCGGACATATTTGCTTGAACAAAAGGTACGGTGTGTGTGTCTTATAAGTTGAGAGATGGACCTTTATTGGTTggacaaaaagaaaggcTGTAACCGAGAAGACAGATTTTTGACACAAATCTGTAGGCATACTCGGAAGGAGAATATGTCAAAACAAATAGACCAGTAACACGTCTTTATATATCTACTTCAAGAGCGAAAGAAAGGAATGCAAGTCAGGAACGTAATGTGGAATCAGGTCTTCGACAATGATAATGGTGTCAAAGACAAAATACAAccaaaaacaataatatACTGTGTATGTGTGGTGCGAATGTTTTGATAGATAGAGAGGGGGATAGATAATGAATGGATTAAATTAACATATTCGCCCGTACGAGAACATAATAGCGAGGGAACTTTCtttattatattttctttttcttttgctaAAGGCAGATAGATAGGACCGAAAGAGAGAGTCTGGCTGTAGGCAAATGACGCTCCATAGTATTTTAAAGATTCTCTATCAGTTGATGAACACAGCACTTGCTCCAACACcgttttatttttttggcGCGTGATGATAGGATAAACGGTCCTCGGAAAGACATGAGATTAGAAACCCCACACTCGGGAACCAACTAAGAATGACATTACCGGTCGGTATGGCGAAAGTGGGCAAGACACATTCACGTTACTCCTTTTTCACCTTGAGCGAATAGAAACCCCCAGAGTACACAAAAATTCGAATGGCACATTCTGTGACACAATTTGactttcttttcttccttccCAATTTGATAGGATGCTAGCTGCTgctactactactactactactactactactactgGTTACTGCCGTTTCAAAATGATTAATTTTGGCTTCTTACTACATTTCATCACAGTTCATTATATTATTCGAATATTGACATAAATAGCGAGACGGACATTGGAATGGGTAGAGCCCTTATCAGTCTACTCTCCAGAGTACTACGATAgagataaagaaatgaaaacattATACAGGAGGTCTGTAAAATCGATTACCATTGATTGCTGATCAAGATTTGcgatgaaaaatttttcttctttccgTTCAATCTTGCTTTGACACCATTTTTGCTTGACAGCTCGACACCCTTTTGGTGATGAAAGAAGcccaattttttttgacacAATCCCACAGTTTTCCTTTGGCACATTCGGCACATTCCCATTTTTATAAGCCGATATGAGAACCAGAGTGGAGGAGAGCTGGCtcacttcttttttttttttgcttgATTTGCCTATAGAAAAGGAACCGGCTATTCGGGTCCAACAGGGCCACTTGATGGCACGGCTCTGGGGaagttccttttttttgttacGAAAACATAGTAGAAATACAATACTAATCGGCCGTCTGATCCTCTTCATTCCGTTAAAATTTGTAATGGGATTATCTCTATCTTGGATATCTATGTGGcatcttttgatttttgtGTGTATCTCGAAGGCACCTTTAGAGACGATAGAAAATCATCTGCGTGACTTAACGTCTGAGAAAATGTGCAGGCATAAAGTGACACAAAAATGCGAATTGACATatctaaaaaaaatttctgAAGTTAAAAATAATACAAGCTTAATGTTGGGGTTTTTGTGGCAAATCGGTTTCCTAATTAGGAAAAGAATCCGTGAACGAGCCTCGAGTGAAGAGTTAGCTTTTGCTAACAGTTCGATATGTACGCGTGATTCTCAAGCAACATTTCTCTTGATTTTCAATAACGATCTCGGCTCTTCCGGACAGGTATGTCCTATGCATAAacgtttccttttctttctccGATTACTAGTGCTGTCACATAAATAAACTCAAGATGATAAGGCCATTTAGTAAGCTACCCAAAGCTGTGCCGTTTGACTTTATCTTTCTCTGACTGACTCTGTCTATCAGGTTGAGTCTGCAGTAGCATTAACTTGGTACCATTAACATACCAGATACGGAGATTAAGGGCAATATAGATATATCGTAAGACGTATATTTTGACAAGATCTTAAATAACAGTGAGATAAGCCAGTCCCTTTGAGCTTAattgttgttattatttgCAATTATCGATATAATATTGTTAATTAACCTGTGTAAACGATATAATTTATGGCTTTAAAATACGGAGTCATATCCAGCTTCGCAGTCATTTCTGGATTTTAAGACAATTTGTCTTGGTGTGCTTGTGAATAATTTGATAGCATAGCATCGATAGCGTCTTCGCCGACAGCTTCGACGAATTCTTCGTCTGTCAAATTAGATTTAGGACCCTCGTAGAATTTTCTTTGCCAAACGAAATAATATATTAGAGATAGAACCCAGAATCCAGGTCCAATAACGACTGTGTAATTCATGGTCTCTTTAGTGATACCGGATTTGTCGTAAGGGAACATGACCATTAGGACTGcgaaaagttggaaaaaCACGGCTAACCAACCGTTTGCCGTGGACCAGAAGTGACCCAAGTAGAATGGACCTGGTCTGAAATCTTTCCTACCGTAAGTGAGTCTCAATGCGATAGGGAATACCAATGCCATATACATACCGGCAATAGATAGAGAGAATAGTGCATCTGCTGCTGTATCTCCGGCTAAACATAGAGCACCCAATGCAATGGAGAAGAAGGATGAACCCCAGATGGAACGCATTGGAACGTGGGATCTTTCGTCcactttcttgaagaatttaGAGAATGGGATGCCGTCATCTCTGGCAAAGGCCCAGAATTGTCTTGAGTTTGCCAACACAGTGGAGGCACCCATTAAGAATTGACAAATGATGATAAGAGACAAGAACGTTAGAGTCCATCTCTTACCCAACGCATCTTGGAAAACTTGGGTAATACCTTGACCATATGGGGAGTTTACAATTGCGTTCACATCAGGGTTCATACAGGCTAAAATCACAATACAGATTAACCACCCAAGAATCCAACATGAAGAGATAGATGCGACAATCCCGATTGGCACAGCTCTTCTTGCGTCTTTAGCTTCCTCAGCCATGTGTAAACATGAATCGTATGCACCAATGGTCCAAATGGCCGGTGTTAACCCGTTGATACACCAGGACCAGCCTGTGTTCCAATCAGTTAAGTTTTGAACATCCCCGAAGATGTACGATGCTTTGTTGAACGATACTTTATCTGATCTTGAGACACCAATTGGTAGAACGATAAAGAATAATATGATTAAAAACACGTTTGCGATGATGGAAAACGTTTGTAACCTAGCAGTGATCTTAGAATTCATCGAAGTTAGCACAGTAATGGCTACTATACAGGCACAGAAAACACCATACGTGATCGGGTCGGTGACTTCGAAATCTGGATTTCCCACCACAACTGCTGACAAGATCTGTTGTGCTAACCCGTAGACAATGGAACAAACTGATGCACATAGCGATAAAGTGTCTAAGAAACCAACACTGTAACTAATACACTTCCTCCATTTTTCTGGAGCCCATTGATAACATGCTACGTACACTGCCCCAGCAGTTGGAATAGAACTGGAAAGTTCACCAAGTGCGATACCAACACTGAGAATCAATCCACCGGCAACAAACCAACCCCAATTCAAACCAACTGCACCTGCAGCTAACCCACCGTCCATGGTAGACGCAATAGAAGGCAGTAGACCCATAATCGAAAACGCAACACCAAAAATTTGTACTGTAGaatattctcttttcaattcttccttATAACCGATTTCAGCTAACACTTGTGTATCGGACGTAGCACTTAGTGCATCGATATACCTGATAGGAGCACCATGAGCACTGGTTACTACTCTTAGCTCAGAAACTGAACCAAACCCTATTTCATCGTTGGAATTATTTCTATTGATCAAGTGCTCAACGGCACCACTGCTTTTACTCATAGACTCTTGATCGTCACCCATTCCTATGGTATGTAACTATGAAGTGTCTTGCTGTTTTTTTAGAGCTAATGTTTTCTATGCACTCGAGAGATGAAAACATCCATTTACAGGTACCTCGAGAGACAAGAACAGACTTTGTTACAGATCTATCCAACCCTTAAATATAATTTCTATGATACAGAACTAACTCATTACTTGCAATGATCATTAAAACTTACAAGGGAGGAGATCTTACAAAACTTATCTATCCTTATCCGTTTCACTCTTGCATCGCTTACGCATGATAAGATTGGTCCAAGCTTGAATAAATAATACCTTAATATCTGATACTAcaaattgttctttatgCTTTGGGTTGGATAAACCTCCGCTTCTTCACGACTCATTTCGGTTGCCATGCATCAGTAAAGgtcgttttcttttccttccttTAGGTCCACTCTTAGCGAGCCTAATCcaatatcaacaatttacactgctgctgctgctgctaCCACTACTAGCACGACTGCATTGAGCTAACGACACTCCTCTTGTTCGTCGTTCTTACTCACTCTTTCTCTCCTCTCTTATCTGACTCGCGCAAGTACCCTTATCGTTATCATGATacagcttcttcttcatcttctaGGCGAGGAATTGGTCGAAACggaaaaaagaaaaattttcGCTGGGAAAAGCTTTCGTTGCTTGGTTTAATGGAAGGGCATTATCTTTGGCACTTTGCGCAACTGTTAAGCGAGCTATAGGTAAAAGTCGGAACGGAGAGGGCCTTGAAAAGTGGTAACTCGCTTAGCATTGAGTGATGATAGTTACTGCACAGTCGCTTAACGGATAAATGTT
Coding sequences within:
- a CDS encoding uncharacterized protein (no similarity); the encoded protein is MRTRVEESWLTSFFFLLDLPIEKEPAIRVQQGHLMARLWGSSFFLLRKHSRNTILIGRLILFIPLKFVMGLSLSWISMWHLLIFVCISKAPLETIENHLRDLTSEKMCRHKVTQKCELTYLKKISEVKNNTSLMLGFLWQIGFLIRKRIRERASSEELAFANSSICTRDSQATFLLIFNNDLGSSGQVCPMHKRFLFFLRLLVLSHK
- a CDS encoding uncharacterized protein (similar to uniprot|P32837 Saccharomyces cerevisiae YDL210W UGA4 Permease that serves as a gamma-aminobutyrate (GABA) transport protein involved in the utilization of GABA as a nitrogen source catalyzes the transport of putrescine and delta-aminolevulinic acid (ALA) localized to the vacuolar membrane), translated to MGDDQESMSKSSGAVEHLINRNNSNDEIGFGSVSELRVVTSAHGAPIRYIDALSATSDTQVLAEIGYKEELKREYSTVQIFGVAFSIMGLLPSIASTMDGGLAAGAVGLNWGWFVAGGLILSVGIALGELSSSIPTAGAVYVACYQWAPEKWRKCISYSVGFLDTLSLCASVCSIVYGLAQQILSAVVVGNPDFEVTDPITYGVFCACIVAITVLTSMNSKITARLQTFSIIANVFLIILFFIVLPIGVSRSDKVSFNKASYIFGDVQNLTDWNTGWSWCINGLTPAIWTIGAYDSCLHMAEEAKDARRAVPIGIVASISSCWILGWLICIVILACMNPDVNAIVNSPYGQGITQVFQDALGKRWTLTFLSLIIICQFLMGASTVLANSRQFWAFARDDGIPFSKFFKKVDERSHVPMRSIWGSSFFSIALGALCLAGDTAADALFSLSIAGMYMALVFPIALRLTYGRKDFRPGPFYLGHFWSTANGWLAVFFQLFAVLMVMFPYDKSGITKETMNYTVVIGPGFWVLSLIYYFVWQRKFYEGPKSNLTDEEFVEAVGEDAIDAMLSNYSQAHQDKLS